The following coding sequences are from one Gossypium raimondii isolate GPD5lz chromosome 4, ASM2569854v1, whole genome shotgun sequence window:
- the LOC105780031 gene encoding uncharacterized protein LOC105780031 → MENLQSGVILNLLSDMGVQEKTVIDDNDADCKEPAALLQIVSIIPVLSESDDLWPKQGFFIKVSDSTHELFVSLPQEQDEMILNNELQIGQFIYVEKLESAYPVPLLKGLKLIPGRQPFDRDPKHLVGNNIMEAFSQTSSPLLIQRRTERARSISPCTAPLRDRRASTGRQNCRTRTNGLNIQGFDMGYSRKKQDLNGSGCSRRSWCETAKGSTVVKHEIIHVSHTPNSHDSPFRSAGFLSFHDDNSNTRLRTKDVGQFSKPVKNTSKSWNSSSARTSKEPLTDSRKRASSKNKTWAETEMLWDTLPSSLVKHGKEVLRHRDVSLLAAVDALQEAAAIERLLKCLSIKLIYFERYMMFIYCMHLHYFVCHGKNFTNSFHFSFSKFSELRLAKEDDQQPSINKFFKLQDYLTQCRGIVQSLTHTSSQRMADSDLNSPGYTREALKLAVDRWRNATSWIKAAVASDLIPLSPEGKNEAKATKKPSQITMLRGSYSTTKQRNNGEFHSGFAAEKKNIPEWEKGSTLNIARNLADSLQDECKTWFLGYIENYLDGFDNERLSKVPHGQVAESMCRIKRLNDFLDMMEASNGKSTPESPEFVAYGRVRNKIYEILLKHVERTAMVLSFY, encoded by the exons ATGGAAAACCTGCAATCTGGGGTTATTTTGAATCTTCTTTCAGACATGGGTGTTCAAGAAAAAACAGTTATCGATGACAATGATGCTGATTGTAAGGAACCTGCTGCATTGTTACAGATTGTAAGCATAATCCCAGTGTTGTCAGAAAGTGATGATCTTTGGCCTAAACAAGGCTTCTTCATTAAAGTTTCGGATTCAACCCACGAACTGTTTGTTTCTTTGCCTCAAGAACAAGATGAAATGATTCTAAACAACGAGTTGCAGATTGGGCAGTTCATATATGTGGAGAAATTAGAGTCTGCCTATCCAGTTCCATTACTGAAAGGGTTAAAGTTAATACCAGGGAGACAACCATTTGATAGGGATCCCAAACATCTTGTTGGCAATAACATAATGGAAGCGTTTTCTCAAACATCATCGCCATTGTTGATCCAACGAAGAACTGAAAGGGCTCGATCTATAAGTCCTTGTACGGCACCCTTAAGGGACCGAAGGGCTAGTACAGGGCGTCAAAACTGTAGGACCAGGACCAATGGCCTTAATATTCAAGGTTTTGACATGGGTTATTCAAGGAAGAAACAGGATTTAAACGGTTCAGGATGCAGTAGAAGAAGCTGGTGCGAGACAGCAAAAGGCTCCACAGTTGTGAAGCATGAGATTATCCATGTTAGCCATACTCCTAATTCTCAT GATTCACCATTTAGGTCTGCTGGATTTCTCAGCTTCCATGATGATAATTCAAATACCAGATTAAGAACAAAAGATGTTGGTCAATTTTCAAAACCAGTCAAAAATACAAGCAAAAGTTGGAACTCTTCATCAGCAAGAACTAGTAAGGAGCCTTTGACTGACTCAAGGAAAAGAGCTTCatccaaaaacaaaacatgggcAGAAACTGAGATGTTATGGGATACCCTTCCTTCTTCCTTGGTCAAACATGGGAAG GAAGTACTAAGGCACAGAGATGTCTCTTTGCTTGCTGCTGTTGATGCTTTGCAAGAAGCTGCTGCCATTGAGAGATTGCTCAAGTGCCTAAG catcaaattaatatattttgagaGATATATGATGTTTATCTATTGTATGCACCTTCATTACTTTGTCTGCCATGGCAAGAACTTCACTaattcctttcatttttctttcagcAAATTTTCAGAGCTTCGGTTGGCAAAAGAAGATGATCAACAGCCTTCAATTAACAAGTTCTTCAAGCTGCAAGATTACTTGACTCAGTGTAGAGGAATTGTTCAGTCATTAACACATACTAGTTCTCAGAGAATGGCTGATAGTGATTTGAATAGTCCTGGCTACACCAGGGAAGCATTAAAACTAGCTGTTGATCGATGGAGAAATGCAACCTCATGGATTAAAGCTGCCGTGGCATCTGATCTTATCCCACTTTCTCCAGAGGGAAAGAACGAAGCAAAAGCCACGAAAAAACCAAGTCAGATTACCATGCTGAGAGGCAGTTATTCGACCACGAAGCAAAGGAACAATGGTGAATTTCACTCTGGTTTTGCAGCTGAGAAGAAAAATATACCAGAATGGGAGAAGGGAAGTACCTTGAATATAGCTAGAAATCTTGCAGACTCATTGCAAGATGAATGTAAAACATGGTTTTTAGGTTATATCGAGAATTATCTAGATGGTTTCGATAACGAACGCCTTTCAAAGGTACCTCATGGCCAGGTAGCTGAATCTATGTGTCGGATCAAGAGATTGAACGACTTTTTAGATATGATGGAGGCAAGTAACGGCAAATCAACACCAGAAAGTCCCGAATTCGTAGCATATGGAAGGGTGAGGAACAAAATATATGAGATCCTTTTGAAGCATGTTGAAAGAACAGCAATggttttgtcattttattaa
- the LOC105780032 gene encoding ATP-dependent Clp protease proteolytic subunit-related protein 1, chloroplastic, giving the protein MAASLLLSLTAPNPEAMVPNIGANKSSFLSGTKLFLLTKPHYRKPTAQKCFKPPFAKSIDHIPKQFREQNLKDGLMENYKNVPGYLYGLSPSQMDMFMTEDNPVRRQSESVTEESISSARNYLDNGGMWSMSSINDRGPSKYSMSVSMYRGGGRGYGRPRTAPPDLPSLLLDARICYLGMPIVPAVTELIVAQLMWLDYDNPSKPIYLYINSSGTQNEKMETVGSETEAYAIADTMAYCKSEMYTVNCGMAYGQAAMLLSQGAKGYRAVQPNSSTKLYLPKVSRSSGAVIDMWIKAKELDANTESYIELVAKGTGKTKEEIAKDVQRPKYFQAQEAIDYGLADKIIDSRDAAFEKRNYDEMLAQSKAMRRGAAGGPQATPSGFR; this is encoded by the exons ATGGCGGCCTCGCTGCTCTTATCTTTAACAGCGCCCAACCCAGAAGCGATGGTTCCCAATATCGGGGCCAATAAATCATCTTTCCTCTCCGGCACCAAGCTCTTCTTGTTGACGAAGCCCCATTATCGAAAGCCCACTGCTCAAAAATGCTTCAAACCTCCCTTTGCCAAGTCAATCGACCACATCCCCAAGCAATTCAGAGAACAAAATCTCAAAGATGGAT TgatggaaaattataaaaatgttccTGGATATCTTTATGGTCTTAGTCCTTCACAAATGGACATGTTCATGACAGAAGATAATCCCGTCCGTCGACAATCCGAAAGTGTTACTGAG GAAAGTATTTCATCTGCTAGAAACTATTTGGATAATGGAGGGATGTGGAGTATGTCGAGCATTAATGATAGAGGTCCTTCTAAATATAGTATGAGTGTAAGCATGTATCGAGGAGGGGGCAGAGGATATGGACGGCCTAGAACTGCTCCTCCGGATTTGCCTTCTTTGCTCTTAGATGCCCGAATATGTTATCTTGGCATGCCA ATTGTACCAGCAGTGACTGAACTTATTGTTGCTCAATTAATGTGGTTAGATTATGATAACCCCTCAAAGCCTATTTACTTATACATCAATTCATCTGGGACACAG AATGAGAAGATGGAGACTGTTGGATCAGAAACCGAGGCATATGCTATAGCTGACACCATGGCT TACTGCAAATCAGAAATGTACACTGTGAATTGTGGCATGGCATATGGTCAAGCAGCAATGCTTTTATCTCAAGGAGCTAAGGGTTATCGTGCAGTACAGCCAAATTCATCTA CTAAGTTATATCTGCCTAAAGTCAGCAGATCAAGTGGGGCTGTCATAGATATGTGGATAAAG gCCAAGGAACTTGATGCAAATACCGAGTCCTACATTGAGCTAGTAGCAAAAGGCACAGGGAAAACCAAGGAAGAAATTGCTAAAGATGTTCAGCGTCCTAAATATTTCCAAGCTCAAGAAGCCATAGACTATGGCCTTGCTGACAAGATAATTGATTCAAGAGATGCTGCGTTCGAGAAACGG AATTATGATGAGATGCTTGCTCAATCAAAAGCAATGAGGAGAGGAGCTGCAGGTGGTCCACAAGCGACTCCTTCCGGGTTCAGGTGA